One Papaver somniferum cultivar HN1 chromosome 10, ASM357369v1, whole genome shotgun sequence genomic window carries:
- the LOC113316143 gene encoding uncharacterized protein LOC113316143 — MGDELNQPRSLKDYMYPTRTSQPSCIILRATADKFELKASTIHMLPVFRGVDAENPYHHVGDFKDICGSLKINQMTEETLKLCMFPFSFKEKAKSWLYALRPQSIRTWEELTKEFFKNFFPNHKTATIRQSINSYVQLDGETLSKYLERFNDFLLQCPHHGLEQWRLSTILYEGLDFATRTLVDFMCNGEFTDKSSDESWAFLHEVSEKTQQWETIREPRRSGVHKIESDFEIHAKMASVFKSLDSLELQKGDKPNTSVSCNQVEMSMCFFCKSSEHLAENCPELHEIKESRLEQANALYQKHENNPYSQTYNPKWRNHPNFSWSKGPVQGGLAGQNQGYSYLRNPQVQPHTQYPVEKKHNFDNVVNQLNESLLQYQKLNDQRLASLELKMGQTCDALNEREKGKLPSQPQQNPKSAFQESTSACNETSHNLVNAITTLRSGKVVDNNVGEPQSNESKSDSPVHTTPQKTSNVEKESEHDRDSKNSTDVNASSPSFVPVAPFPQRLVQKKGSKHYNEMLEMFERVNIIFLEAIKQIPAYAKFLKDLCTQKRKLHVHKHAFLTEQVSSIIQSKTPPKFKDPCSSTITCTIGEHTIDRSLLELGASVNLLPYSLYKQLGLGELKPTSVTLQLADRSVKIPRGIIEDVLIKN; from the coding sequence ATGGGTGATGAACTAAACCAGCCCCGTAGTCTAAAGGACtacatgtacccaactaggaCAAGCCAGCCCTCGTGTATCATCTTACGCGCAACTGCGGATAAATTTGAGTTGAAGGCGAGCACAATACATATGCTCCCTGTGTTTCgaggggttgatgctgaaaacccttaccaccatgtTGGGGATTTTAAGGATATTTGTGGGAGTCTGAAGATCAATCAAATGACAGAAGAGACCCTGAAATTGTGTATGTTTCCCTTCTCATTTAAGGAGAAAGCTAAATCTTGGTTGTATGCTTTGCGACCCCAATCCATTAGAACATGGGAGGAACTtacgaaagaatttttcaaaaatttcttccCAAATCACAAAACAGCCACCATTCGTCAGAGTATAAATAGTTATGTGCAATTGGATGGTGAAACATTGTCCAAATACCTAGAACGGTTTAATGATTTTCTACTtcagtgtccccatcatggtttagAGCAATGGAGATTGTCAACAATTCTTTATGAAGGGTTGGATTTCGCCACTCGAACCCTGGTCGATTTTATGTGCAATGGTGAATTTACTGATAAAAGTTCTGATGAGTCGTGGGCCTTTCTGCATGAAGTTTCCGAAAAAACTCAGCAATGGGAGACCATTAGAGAACCTAGGAGATCTGGTGTTCATAAGATAGAGTCTGATTTTGAAATTCATGCGAAAATGGCATCTGTGTTTAAAAGCCTGGACAGTttagagcttcaaaaaggtgatAAACCTAATACATCTGTCTCATGTAATCAGGTAGAAATGTCCATGTGTTTTTTCTGTAAGAGCTCGGAACATTTAGCTGAAAACTGTCCTGAAttgcatgaaattaaggagtctAGACTTGAGCAGGCCAATGCTTTGTACCAAAAACATGAGAACAACCCGTATTCTCAGACCTATAACCCAAAGTGGAGGAATCACCCTAACTTTTCTTGGTCTAAAGGACCGGTACAAGGGGGTTTGGCAGGACAGAACCAAGGATATTCATATCTTAGAAACCCCCAAGTGCAACCTCACACACAGTACCCTGTTGAGAAAAAGCATAACTTTGATAATGTTGTGAATCAATTGAATGAAAGTCTGTTGCAATATCAGAAGTTAAATGACCAGAGACTTGCGAGTTTAGAACTCAAAATGGGCCAAACCTGTGATGCACTaaatgagagagaaaagggtaaactcccTAGTCAACCTCAACAGAATCCTAAGAGTGCATTTCAGGAAAGCACTTCGGCTTGTAATGAGACTTCACATAATCTAGTGAATGCTATCACTACTCTTCGTAGTGGTAAAGTTGTTGATAATAATGTAGGTGAACCACAGTCAAATGAGTCTAAATCAGACTCACCAGTGCACACAACACCACAGAAAACATCTAATGTAGAAAAGGAATCTGAGCATGATAGAGACTCTAAGAATTCGACTGATGTTAATGCTTCTTCACCATCTTTTGTGCCTGTTGCTCCATTCCCACAAAGATTGGTGCAGAAAAAAGGGAGTAaacattacaatgagatgttggaAATGTTTGAGAGAgtcaatattatttttcttgaagcaatcaaacaGATACCTGCATATGCTAAATTTTTGAAAGATCTATGCACACAAAAGCGGAAGCTTCATGTGCATAAACATGCCTTTCTCACTGAGCAGGTGAGTTCAATTATTCAAAGCAAGACCCCACCTAAGTTTAAAGACCCTTGTAGTTCAACTATCACATGCACAATTGGTGAACATACAATTGATAGGTCTTTGCTTGAATTAGGAGCAAGTGTGAACCTTTTGCCATATTCTTTGTATAAGCAATTAGGTCTTGGGGAGCTGAAACCCACTTCTGTCACGCTACAATTAGCGGACAGATCTGTAAAAATCCCTCGGGGTATCATTGAAGATGTGTTAATCAAG